From the genome of Triticum aestivum cultivar Chinese Spring chromosome 1A, IWGSC CS RefSeq v2.1, whole genome shotgun sequence:
GTTGCATCTTGAAATATGTGTGTAATGGGAACCGGCACATTTTAGCTAAGTTTCCATCCATCAGTACACTGCAGAATCTCTGATCAGCGACTCAATAGAAATGAAAAAGATGCTTTCATGGTCTGAAGTTCCTGAACGAGTAGTAAGAAAAATGTACAAATCCTCTTAGTAAAAGAAATTACCAACAATAATGAGACGAACACCCATACTTGGAACCACATGAGTTTATCATTCTCCCTCGTCAAAAAAAGATTATATCTTCTAGCATGGTGTAAATGTATAATCAAGACAACTATTGCGAGTATATCTATTTTACACAAGGCTACACATAACTACAAGTGAAATCCAAGTTGTCGCTACAAATGTTATCTCGCTGGATATACAGATGAGCATTTCCAAAACAAAATCCCTATAGTTCTACAGCTCATTCCAGTTATATCATCTATACATTAGATGAACTCCGTATGAAGCTAAGCTCAAGTCCAGGCAACTTCCACCTCATGCTTCCTTCGCTCGAGGGCAACACCTTGTGATTCTCCTGGAATGCAACTAGAGCCAATTAAAATCATCATCCAAGGCAGCAAAACCAACTCGATTTGTGTAAACAGAGCGCATAGATAAAAGGGGTCATTGTTTGCAATGTTAGGAATCTGAAACCAAACCTTGCTTTCGTCCTCGCTAGGCTCGGCTACTGATGCGACCGTTTGAAGAGATAGAAGAGAAGACTGGGGCAACTACAGGAAAGTAACATGCAGCAAGAAACACATAAATTAGATTCCCGGTGGCAAAAGCTGGAAAGGCAGAGCCTTTTTTTCACCTAAAAAACTTTTAAGACGAAAACAAAGGTTAGTTTAATTTACCATTTTAATCTTTTGCTCTAAAGAGGATCCTAGAGCTGGAAGGAATGATGAGACCTCAAAATTGAAAATATCTCTTCAGAGTATGACTCTAGAAGTAACGGTAGTTGATGCAGAACCAGTAGCGAATCATGTAAGCAACATGCCACTAAGGAATTGCTTAAGCTGGGCCGCCAACTTGCCTGGCGAATATTGGGATTCTGGCCACCATGTTCTAGTTGTTGGCTGAACCCAACCAAGGCTTCTGTTGCACGCTCAGTACGATCCTGATACAGGTTTGAAAGTACATAATATCAGGAACATATATAGGAAAAATGGTGTGGGTTAGAGGAAGGGGAAGGGTGTATAGTGGACATGCACTTACCTGAGTGTCCTCGATATCAGACAGCCTTGACACCTGCATATTTGAGATAAATAAGTGCACCCTTGAGTGATATGTAGCTCCAATTAAGCAAGGTATATACATGTTTCGGTACAAGGCACCTACCCATATTTCAACCGTACGGCTGACTTCTTGGAGCTCCTTCTGAAAGGCGCTCAGATCCACATGGATCACTGCGACCTACAAGACAGTAATTTTTTTTAGTAAAAACCCAAAATGAAACAAATAAAGAATAAAgccaaaaaataataattcaaagaTAAAAGAGCCTAGATTCCAAATGAAGAAATGGAAACTCGGAAAGGAACCTTCCGTTTCTCAAAGAATGAGGGGCAAGGGGATTGATACCAAGCAAGATTTCTTCTAATTATAAGAAATGATTTGGTCTGCATTTGCTTGGTACAAGAACAATCTTCTTCTTTAATCATATGATGATAAATGGAAAGTGTTCAATTATGATTACATGGAAAGTGTTCAATTAGAACATGAAAACGTGACTTAGTTGGTCTTAGTTAGTCTTCAGGGTGGAGACTCTCGAACGAAGAAATGAATCCCTTCAAAAGAATTGACCGAGGAGTCGTATGAGGTGTAAATCTCATGTACGGTTCTGTAGAGGTATTACTGTTTCGTTTCGCCATCCAAAAGTACAAGAAAGGGA
Proteins encoded in this window:
- the LOC123185017 gene encoding uncharacterized protein, which codes for MTMPQVHKAEPRTAQALVAVIHVDLSAFQKELQEVSRTVEIWVSRLSDIEDTQDRTERATEALVGFSQQLEHGGQNPNIRQVSSFLPALGSSLEQKIKMLPQSSLLSLQTVASVAEPSEDESKENHKVLPSSEGSMRWKLPGLELSFIRSSSNV